A stretch of the Vagococcus xieshaowenii genome encodes the following:
- a CDS encoding LTA synthase family protein, translating to MKKSYKESWINTRMGFFSLLAILFWFKTIVAYITAFNLGIESITQYLILLINPIATTIFILAIGLYVRNEKRAYTTTLVLYLLMTLLLFSNVVYYREFSDFITINTILGVGKVSSGLGESALKLFSITDIFYLLDLIVIGGCLATKKIKLDKNPIKGRYAFAVTSFSILMFALNLTLAEADRPQLLSRTFSKDHIVKYLGLNFFMAYDGVQTYQTNQIRAQASENDLVSVEKYVKEHHADKNDAMFGKAAGRNVIYVHLESLQQFMIDYKLTDKDGVEHEVTPFLNSLFHDKQTYAFDNVFHQVSAGKTSDAETLIENSLFGLTQGALFTQLGGKNTFQAAPSILSQTEGYTTAAFHGNVGSFWNRNDTYKNFGYQYFFDASYYDVTDDNSFQYGLHDKEFFNQSAQYLEHLQQPFYAKMLAVSNHYPYAKIQGSDDELPLPETADETINGYFATAHYADQAIEQFFNYLKATGIYDNSLIILYGDHYGISNSRNPELAELLGKDKATWNEYDNAQLQRVPLMYHIPGETNGSISHTYGGQIDMLPTLLHLLGIDNSKYLMLGQDLFSKQHEQVVAFRNGDVMTPDYTIIGDNVYDNQTGAIKTTISPGEQETIDKLKDDVQQQLSTSDAINNGDLMRYYSASGLQETDITTVNYRDQLKQLETIEAKKSTSLYSKNNNKTTVDKYVRDDETINK from the coding sequence TTGAAAAAATCCTACAAAGAGTCATGGATTAACACACGTATGGGCTTTTTCTCTCTACTTGCCATTTTATTTTGGTTTAAAACCATTGTTGCTTATATTACAGCATTTAACCTTGGAATTGAGAGTATTACACAGTATTTAATCTTATTAATTAATCCAATCGCCACAACTATTTTTATTCTCGCCATTGGATTGTATGTGCGGAATGAAAAAAGAGCATACACCACCACCTTGGTTTTGTACCTTTTAATGACGTTGTTACTATTTTCAAATGTCGTTTACTACCGAGAATTTTCAGACTTTATCACGATTAACACTATTTTAGGTGTGGGTAAGGTATCCTCAGGCTTAGGAGAAAGTGCTCTTAAACTTTTCTCAATCACTGATATTTTCTATTTACTTGATTTAATTGTTATCGGTGGATGTCTAGCTACTAAAAAAATTAAACTTGATAAAAATCCTATTAAAGGGCGTTATGCCTTTGCGGTAACATCATTTTCAATTTTAATGTTTGCGCTAAATTTAACCTTAGCGGAGGCAGATCGACCACAATTATTATCACGTACGTTCTCTAAAGATCATATCGTGAAATACCTAGGTCTAAACTTCTTTATGGCTTATGATGGGGTTCAAACCTACCAGACTAACCAAATACGTGCTCAAGCTAGCGAAAATGATTTAGTTAGTGTTGAAAAATATGTAAAAGAGCATCATGCAGATAAAAATGATGCCATGTTTGGTAAAGCTGCCGGACGTAATGTTATTTACGTTCATTTGGAAAGCTTACAACAATTCATGATTGATTATAAATTAACCGATAAAGACGGTGTTGAACATGAAGTAACACCTTTCTTAAACAGCTTATTCCATGATAAACAAACATATGCTTTTGATAATGTATTCCACCAAGTAAGCGCTGGTAAAACAAGTGACGCTGAAACATTAATTGAAAATTCATTATTTGGATTAACACAAGGTGCTTTATTTACACAATTAGGTGGTAAGAATACTTTCCAAGCGGCACCGAGTATTCTAAGTCAAACAGAAGGTTATACGACTGCAGCTTTCCACGGTAATGTCGGATCATTCTGGAATCGTAATGATACATATAAAAACTTTGGTTATCAATATTTCTTTGATGCAAGTTACTATGATGTGACCGATGACAATTCCTTCCAGTACGGCTTACATGATAAGGAATTCTTTAATCAATCGGCTCAATATTTAGAACATTTACAACAACCATTTTATGCCAAAATGTTAGCAGTATCTAATCACTATCCATATGCAAAAATTCAAGGTTCAGATGATGAATTACCACTTCCTGAAACAGCAGATGAAACCATCAACGGTTACTTTGCAACAGCACACTATGCTGATCAAGCGATTGAACAATTCTTCAACTATTTGAAGGCAACTGGAATTTATGATAATTCTCTTATCATCTTATACGGTGATCACTATGGTATTTCTAATTCTCGTAACCCTGAATTAGCAGAGCTATTAGGCAAAGATAAAGCAACTTGGAACGAATATGACAACGCACAGTTACAACGTGTACCATTAATGTATCACATTCCAGGAGAAACAAATGGTAGCATCAGCCATACTTATGGCGGACAAATTGATATGTTACCAACATTATTACATTTATTAGGGATTGATAATTCTAAATACCTAATGTTAGGACAAGACTTATTCTCTAAACAACACGAACAAGTCGTTGCTTTCCGTAATGGAGATGTCATGACACCTGATTACACAATCATCGGCGACAACGTCTATGATAATCAAACAGGGGCAATCAAAACAACCATTAGTCCCGGCGAACAAGAAACCATTGATAAGCTAAAAGATGACGTACAACAGCAACTATCTACATCAGATGCTATCAATAACGGGGACTTAATGCGCTATTACAGCGCTAGCGGTTTGCAAGAAACTGATATCACAACTGTTAATTATCGAGATCAACTTAAACAATTAGAAACCATTGAAGCAAAAAAATCAACGAGCCTTTACTCTAAAAACAATAATAAAACAACCGTTGATAAATATGTCAGAGATGATGAAACAATAAATAAATAA
- a CDS encoding FMN-dependent NADH-azoreductase produces MANVLFVKAHPLTGEQSKTLAVTDVFFNKYKEVNPTDTIEVLDLFDSYIPELDGTLLSAMYALGGGTEFSALTAEQQKAMAGFSELTEQFLAADKIVIANALWNLNIPTKLKAWFDAINVAGKTFRYTENGPVPMTEGKKVVHIQSGGGNYDGADFSSQYVKAMMNFVGVMEHTLVPIEGIDHHPEQKEDIMAAAKAHAEKVAETF; encoded by the coding sequence ATGGCAAATGTTTTATTTGTAAAAGCTCATCCATTAACAGGAGAGCAATCAAAGACTTTAGCAGTAACAGATGTATTCTTCAATAAATACAAAGAAGTAAATCCTACAGATACAATCGAAGTATTGGATTTATTTGATTCATATATCCCAGAATTAGATGGTACATTATTATCAGCAATGTACGCTTTAGGTGGCGGTACTGAATTTTCAGCATTAACAGCTGAACAACAAAAAGCAATGGCCGGCTTCAGTGAATTAACTGAACAGTTCCTAGCTGCTGATAAAATTGTTATCGCAAATGCTTTATGGAACTTAAATATCCCTACTAAGCTTAAGGCTTGGTTCGACGCTATTAACGTTGCTGGTAAAACTTTCCGTTACACTGAAAATGGGCCAGTACCTATGACTGAAGGTAAAAAAGTTGTTCATATTCAATCAGGTGGCGGTAACTACGATGGTGCTGACTTCTCTAGCCAATACGTTAAAGCAATGATGAACTTCGTTGGTGTAATGGAGCACACATTGGTTCCTATCGAAGGAATTGATCATCATCCAGAACAAAAAGAAGACATTATGGCAGCAGCTAAAGCTCATGCAGAAAAAGTTGCAGAAACTTTCTAA
- a CDS encoding glucosaminidase domain-containing protein, with amino-acid sequence MKKPMNTFLVFTVGMYSTFTLGGPIIPLVAAQQNETEMTEITENSSAQTSSETEESVVETTDQVTTETTEMTETTEENIPESTTDSSQTLPEESQTTEETTTSDTQESTEETVSSTESEGSVTNTTTETSENSTETTETSKESPNKVDSSSSVDKGEQPVANQKPGKDNNPGKKPVNNLKPGKAEIKPHKEGNNQPVAASKTKQNNKQSTTDNRVSTKAATSGPSFNTQIDLGEQSEEFATSNLLNYRLPLLSELKSEQEAVLIYGSLLLVGKEQFEEPSTKDKKNEQHKKHEENKENKVKPTPITSRALMTWLGNEYFDQDLLTKQTKPLSASETIAVGDIVVWTNYMNQTQYGLYIGDDLLITVEKDGDDHYEVVTQYYVESDDQTIYRNEKLTLNKEGEKLLKQYPASLNFQTNPLTEKFVKSIGEGARELGLKYDVFASVMIAQALLESASGTSGLAQAPNHNLFGIKGQYQSQSVSMATNEDDGKGNLYAIQSAFRKYPSYQESLKDYVSLIKSGTGWQSDFYKEAWRSEANNYISAAQSLTGKYATDTQYDKKIISLIAAYDLTQYDEPKLDKTYTGTTSGILQSRNEIPKEYRRLMKFPDFNQKNYNTSGSYPIGQCTWYAFNRVAQLGMTVDDYMGNGGEWGTKGAKLGYKVSNTPKAGYLVSFLPGVAGSSSEYGHVAFVEAVTKDGILISEGNVLGGTRVSYRIISNDIARSTQVKYIEAKHK; translated from the coding sequence ATGAAAAAACCAATGAACACTTTTTTAGTGTTTACGGTGGGGATGTATAGTACCTTTACACTAGGCGGGCCTATTATTCCATTAGTAGCGGCACAACAAAATGAAACAGAAATGACCGAAATAACAGAAAATTCAAGTGCACAAACTAGTTCTGAAACCGAAGAATCTGTTGTTGAGACAACAGATCAAGTGACTACGGAAACAACAGAAATGACTGAAACAACGGAAGAAAATATTCCAGAATCAACAACTGATTCTAGTCAGACATTACCTGAGGAATCTCAAACAACCGAAGAAACTACTACTTCTGACACTCAAGAAAGTACAGAGGAGACGGTGTCATCTACTGAATCAGAAGGTTCTGTGACTAATACAACCACTGAAACAAGTGAAAATTCGACAGAAACAACTGAGACAAGTAAAGAGTCGCCTAATAAAGTAGATAGTTCATCATCCGTAGACAAAGGTGAACAGCCAGTAGCTAATCAAAAACCCGGCAAAGATAATAATCCGGGGAAGAAGCCAGTGAATAATTTAAAACCAGGTAAAGCCGAAATAAAACCTCATAAAGAAGGAAATAATCAACCAGTAGCAGCTTCTAAAACGAAACAAAATAATAAGCAATCAACAACGGATAATCGAGTAAGCACAAAAGCAGCCACTTCAGGTCCGTCATTTAATACGCAGATCGACTTAGGTGAACAGTCTGAAGAATTTGCAACGTCTAATCTATTAAATTACCGTTTACCTTTATTATCTGAACTAAAGTCAGAGCAAGAAGCTGTTCTTATTTATGGTAGTTTATTGTTGGTAGGCAAAGAGCAGTTTGAAGAACCTTCAACAAAAGACAAAAAAAATGAACAACATAAAAAGCATGAAGAAAATAAAGAAAATAAGGTTAAGCCTACTCCTATTACCTCAAGAGCTTTAATGACATGGTTAGGTAATGAATATTTTGACCAAGATTTATTGACCAAACAAACTAAGCCATTATCTGCTTCAGAAACAATTGCTGTAGGCGATATTGTTGTTTGGACAAATTATATGAATCAAACGCAGTATGGTTTATATATCGGCGATGATTTGTTAATCACGGTAGAAAAAGATGGTGATGATCACTATGAAGTGGTAACTCAGTACTATGTCGAAAGTGATGATCAAACTATCTATCGAAATGAAAAGCTAACTTTAAATAAAGAAGGGGAAAAATTATTAAAACAATACCCTGCTTCTTTAAATTTTCAAACCAATCCGTTAACAGAAAAATTTGTAAAATCTATTGGAGAAGGAGCGCGTGAATTAGGTTTAAAATATGATGTTTTTGCCTCTGTTATGATTGCACAAGCATTGTTAGAAAGTGCCTCTGGAACAAGTGGTTTAGCACAAGCACCTAACCATAATTTATTTGGCATAAAAGGACAATACCAAAGTCAGAGCGTTTCAATGGCAACAAATGAAGACGATGGTAAAGGAAATCTTTATGCTATCCAATCAGCGTTTAGAAAATATCCTAGTTATCAAGAATCTCTTAAAGATTATGTGTCATTAATCAAGAGTGGTACAGGATGGCAATCAGATTTTTATAAAGAAGCATGGCGATCAGAAGCTAATAACTATATTTCAGCTGCGCAAAGTTTAACAGGTAAATACGCAACGGATACACAATATGATAAAAAAATCATTAGTTTAATTGCTGCGTATGATTTAACACAATATGATGAACCAAAATTAGATAAAACTTATACTGGAACAACATCAGGCATTTTACAATCTAGAAATGAGATTCCAAAAGAATATCGTCGTTTGATGAAATTCCCTGATTTTAACCAAAAAAATTATAACACATCAGGTTCTTATCCAATTGGTCAGTGTACATGGTATGCGTTTAACCGTGTGGCGCAACTAGGTATGACGGTAGATGATTATATGGGTAATGGTGGTGAATGGGGAACTAAGGGAGCTAAATTAGGTTATAAAGTAAGCAATACACCTAAAGCCGGCTATTTAGTTTCATTCTTACCAGGAGTTGCAGGATCTAGCAGTGAATATGGACATGTGGCGTTTGTTGAAGCAGTCACAAAAGATGGTATATTAATTTCAGAAGGAAATGTCTTAGGTGGTACACGTGTTTCTTATCGTATTATTTCAAACGATATCGCACGCTCAACACAAGTGAAATATATTGAAGCTAAACACAAGTAA
- a CDS encoding lactonase family protein, whose translation METILLGTYTKKTSQGIYQLSLDTENKTLENLKLIAVADSPTYLGTSKQNFLYVVSKDEAFGGVAVYELVDGEYVLRQQLLEEGAPPCYIGVDNVRGFVFDANYHRGLIHVYKILEDGTLELRDTAIHTGNGPHANQTAPHAHYADLTPDNRLVSCDLGTDDVHVYDINDEGKLTEASVFRTTPGAGPRHIVFHPTLDLAYIIGELNNTITVVDYQRTDGSMTELQTISTLPENNTTQSSGGAIRISSDGRFLYASNRGHDSLAIFSVSDNGETLALIDIVSSEGDFPRDFTLNKTEDFLICSHQESDNLALFERSKETGKLSLISRDTLAPECVCTYIN comes from the coding sequence ATGGAAACTATTTTATTAGGAACTTATACAAAAAAAACTAGCCAAGGGATTTACCAACTATCACTTGATACAGAAAATAAAACATTAGAAAACCTAAAATTGATAGCGGTTGCTGATTCCCCAACTTACTTAGGAACAAGCAAACAAAACTTTTTATATGTGGTTTCAAAAGATGAAGCCTTTGGTGGTGTAGCTGTTTATGAATTAGTAGATGGCGAATATGTTTTACGTCAACAATTATTAGAAGAAGGCGCTCCACCATGCTATATTGGAGTGGACAACGTGCGTGGTTTCGTTTTCGATGCTAATTACCACCGTGGGTTAATTCACGTATATAAAATATTAGAAGATGGCACACTAGAACTACGTGACACAGCCATTCATACAGGTAACGGACCTCATGCTAATCAAACAGCTCCTCACGCTCACTATGCAGATTTAACACCTGATAACCGTTTAGTCTCTTGTGACTTAGGAACAGATGACGTTCATGTATATGATATAAACGACGAAGGAAAATTAACTGAAGCCTCAGTTTTCAGAACAACGCCTGGTGCTGGTCCACGTCATATCGTATTTCATCCAACGCTTGATTTAGCTTATATTATTGGGGAATTAAACAATACCATTACAGTGGTTGACTATCAACGAACAGATGGTTCAATGACCGAATTGCAAACAATTTCTACTTTACCTGAAAATAATACTACTCAAAGTAGTGGCGGTGCGATTCGTATCTCAAGTGATGGTCGCTTCCTTTATGCTTCAAACCGTGGACATGACTCACTTGCTATCTTCTCTGTAAGTGACAATGGCGAAACATTAGCATTAATAGACATCGTTTCATCAGAAGGCGATTTCCCTCGTGACTTCACTTTAAATAAAACAGAAGATTTCTTAATTTGCTCTCACCAAGAATCGGATAATCTTGCTTTATTTGAACGTTCAAAAGAAACAGGTAAGTTGAGCTTAATTAGTCGTGACACATTAGCACCTGAATGCGTCTGCACGTATATTAACTAA
- a CDS encoding PTS glucitol/sorbitol transporter subunit IIA: MKENTIISVGENAVSSKDNMIILFDETATDDIKNVAVIHQPINQEVTYQLSVGTTIKFGEQCYAIEEMGERVNGSLTMMGHATLLFKERSDEDLLPNALYLSPYNLPEIKTGMSLIFD, encoded by the coding sequence ATGAAAGAAAATACGATTATATCAGTGGGAGAAAATGCTGTTTCTAGTAAAGATAATATGATTATTTTATTTGATGAAACAGCAACAGATGACATTAAGAACGTTGCTGTGATACATCAACCAATCAATCAAGAAGTGACATATCAATTATCAGTCGGTACAACGATTAAATTTGGTGAGCAATGTTACGCTATAGAAGAAATGGGTGAAAGGGTTAACGGATCGTTAACCATGATGGGGCATGCTACGTTACTCTTTAAAGAACGATCTGATGAAGATTTATTACCAAATGCACTCTATCTATCACCATATAATCTTCCTGAAATTAAAACAGGTATGTCATTAATCTTTGACTAA
- a CDS encoding ISL3 family transposase, which yields MDKHTRKLLGLEDKNIYFAEDWLKEEKKKDVLAYIIEGVLTYRPTCCEKCGELDSSKIVKNGYRTTKTQLLPFRNRLTYLKLHRSRFRCYTCGATFIASTPTVERNHHISRELNYQIMMELKRIVSRKDIAERYFVSDVTVLRIQRELAKQRTINYNHLPSILCIDKFKSMKSCEGSMSFICVDGVRNKLFVLLEDRRLEKLASYFMKFSLKVRKSVKYLVMDMNGSYAQLIKKVFPCAEIVTDCFHIVQHINRSFNQLRINIMNTFRNHHSEDMKKYRRLKRYWKLLLKDTDTLDNKHSHYHYLFKRELFQQEIIDELLTYDERLRLAYDTIQLLHHYRKKSDVENFFHIINDLSKELPNWFRKKLTFFNRQNQGIYNALILPYSNGITEGINNKIKLIKRVSYGYRNFRNLRDRIYISQGLIFQNIT from the coding sequence ATGGATAAGCATACTAGAAAATTACTTGGATTGGAAGATAAAAATATATATTTTGCAGAAGATTGGTTAAAAGAAGAAAAGAAAAAAGATGTTCTGGCTTATATTATTGAAGGTGTATTAACCTATCGCCCGACTTGCTGCGAAAAATGTGGTGAACTAGATAGCTCAAAAATCGTTAAAAACGGATATAGAACGACCAAAACACAATTACTGCCCTTTAGAAATAGACTGACGTATCTAAAGCTGCATCGTTCAAGATTTCGATGTTACACCTGTGGTGCTACTTTTATCGCCTCAACACCTACCGTTGAACGCAATCATCATATTTCCCGTGAATTAAACTATCAAATCATGATGGAATTAAAGCGTATTGTATCTCGTAAAGATATTGCGGAACGGTACTTTGTTTCTGATGTAACTGTGTTACGTATACAAAGAGAGTTAGCTAAACAACGGACAATTAACTACAATCACCTACCAAGTATTCTATGTATTGATAAATTTAAATCAATGAAATCATGTGAAGGCTCTATGAGCTTTATTTGCGTTGACGGCGTTAGGAATAAGCTGTTTGTCCTCTTAGAGGACAGACGATTGGAGAAGTTGGCTAGTTATTTCATGAAGTTTTCTCTTAAAGTACGCAAATCCGTTAAATACTTAGTCATGGATATGAATGGTAGCTATGCGCAACTAATCAAGAAAGTTTTTCCTTGTGCTGAAATTGTCACGGATTGTTTTCATATTGTCCAACACATTAACCGTAGCTTTAATCAATTACGTATCAATATCATGAATACCTTCCGAAATCATCATTCAGAAGATATGAAGAAATATCGCAGATTGAAGCGTTACTGGAAACTCCTTTTAAAAGATACTGATACTTTAGATAATAAGCATTCACATTATCATTATTTGTTTAAACGTGAACTTTTCCAACAGGAAATTATTGATGAACTATTAACTTATGATGAGCGTCTACGACTAGCATACGATACCATCCAGCTCTTACATCACTATCGCAAGAAATCCGATGTAGAGAACTTCTTTCATATAATAAATGACTTATCTAAAGAGCTTCCTAACTGGTTTAGAAAGAAATTAACCTTCTTCAATCGACAGAATCAAGGCATTTATAATGCCTTGATTCTGCCTTATTCTAATGGTATTACCGAAGGTATCAACAATAAAATCAAATTAATTAAACGCGTTTCCTACGGCTATCGTAACTTTAGAAACTTACGTGATAGAATTTATATTTCGCAAGGATTAATTTTCCAAAATATCACATAA
- a CDS encoding recombinase family protein, whose product MTKYGYAYSATGDSLEKQVETLKKYGVENIIIESSMESVDNVHADLNDLVASLETGDQLVVQRLICIGKSIIQLADFLTVLEEKGASLVVVEKATELSELSDEDYARAIRSFAKMEKDIIRERTSRGLEFARKNGRIGGRPKISQETVEKIQFLYNNNKYTLRQIAEECQISLGTAYKYTQEQK is encoded by the coding sequence ATGACAAAATATGGGTATGCTTATTCAGCTACGGGAGATAGCCTAGAAAAGCAAGTAGAAACATTGAAAAAATATGGGGTAGAAAACATTATCATTGAAAGTTCTATGGAAAGTGTGGATAATGTTCATGCGGACTTAAATGATTTAGTGGCTTCATTGGAAACTGGTGATCAGTTAGTCGTACAACGTTTAATTTGTATTGGAAAATCAATTATTCAATTAGCAGACTTTTTAACCGTATTAGAAGAAAAAGGCGCAAGTTTAGTCGTTGTAGAAAAAGCAACAGAATTAAGTGAATTATCTGATGAAGATTATGCACGAGCAATTAGAAGCTTTGCTAAGATGGAAAAAGATATCATTCGCGAACGTACGTCTCGTGGCTTAGAGTTTGCCCGTAAAAACGGCCGTATTGGTGGACGTCCAAAAATTTCACAAGAGACAGTAGAAAAAATTCAATTCTTATATAACAATAATAAATATACATTGAGACAAATTGCTGAAGAATGTCAAATTTCTTTAGGGACAGCATACAAATATACACAAGAACAAAAATAA
- a CDS encoding AI-2E family transporter: protein MNGMEKFKRPSPSWFWKLFLNSKTVTGLIILILVLLAIFLFNKVSYLFTPIFQFIGIIGAPLVFAGILYYLLEPVVSFLEKKGLSRVWSISLIFVAIVALLVWGIVILFPMLQEQIISFSNNWPDYWETIQNKGSDILKHPLLAQYADQIEKVSKNFFDSFGSMIQKFSKNTVSGIGSLIGVMTTIFLTIATGPIILFYLLKDGKQLSLYIEKFLPSKSKKPIMQVLTDINEKVSSYIRGQLVVAFVVAILFMIGFKIVGLEYGVTLGILAGFMNLIPYLGSFLAMIPAIILAIVAGPMMIVKVLIVFSVEQFIEGRFVSPLILGNQLEIHPITIIFVLLTSGKVFGVAGVILGVPGYAAIKVIVTHAFSWYIAHSRLYDVEDKERLIKKPEA from the coding sequence GTGAATGGTATGGAAAAATTTAAACGCCCAAGCCCGTCATGGTTTTGGAAATTATTTTTAAATAGTAAAACAGTGACAGGGTTGATTATTTTAATTCTCGTATTACTCGCTATTTTCTTATTTAATAAGGTCTCGTATTTGTTTACGCCGATTTTCCAATTTATTGGTATTATTGGGGCACCGTTAGTGTTTGCAGGGATACTGTATTACCTGCTAGAGCCTGTTGTGTCGTTCCTAGAAAAAAAAGGTTTATCAAGAGTTTGGAGCATATCGTTGATTTTCGTTGCAATTGTAGCGTTATTGGTATGGGGAATTGTCATTTTATTCCCGATGTTACAAGAACAGATTATCAGCTTTAGTAACAATTGGCCGGACTATTGGGAAACGATTCAAAATAAAGGAAGCGATATTTTGAAGCATCCATTGCTTGCACAATATGCGGATCAAATTGAAAAAGTTAGTAAGAACTTCTTCGATTCTTTCGGTTCAATGATTCAAAAATTTTCTAAAAACACAGTATCAGGTATTGGTAGCTTGATTGGTGTGATGACCACTATTTTCTTAACAATAGCAACAGGACCAATTATCCTGTTTTATCTATTAAAAGATGGTAAGCAATTAAGCCTTTATATTGAGAAGTTTTTGCCAAGTAAATCAAAAAAGCCGATTATGCAAGTCTTGACTGATATTAACGAAAAAGTTTCAAGTTATATTAGAGGGCAATTGGTTGTAGCGTTTGTTGTTGCTATCTTATTTATGATTGGTTTTAAAATAGTCGGTCTTGAGTATGGTGTGACATTAGGGATACTGGCTGGATTTATGAATCTTATACCTTATTTAGGTTCATTTTTAGCGATGATTCCTGCCATTATTTTGGCAATTGTCGCTGGACCGATGATGATAGTTAAGGTGTTAATTGTCTTTTCAGTTGAGCAGTTTATTGAGGGGCGATTTGTGTCTCCTTTAATTTTAGGTAATCAGTTAGAGATTCATCCAATTACGATTATTTTCGTTTTACTTACTTCAGGAAAAGTATTTGGTGTTGCAGGAGTTATTTTAGGAGTTCCTGGTTATGCTGCTATTAAAGTTATTGTGACACATGCCTTTAGCTGGTATATTGCACATTCAAGGTTGTATGATGTAGAAGACAAAGAACGTCTAATAAAAAAACCAGAAGCTTAG
- a CDS encoding class I SAM-dependent rRNA methyltransferase — translation MKIKLKKQASKKMMAGYPLVIEGDLVKSQDQLKTKEWHEFVTDTGQFIGTGYIGKQNKGIGWMVAQEETKMDAEFFTRLFLKAGEKREGFEHNELTNAYRLFNGEGDGLGGMTVDRYGEYAVVSWYNETIYTFKPMLIESLMAAFPMIKGIYEKNRFEQVGLPETQHIAGLEAPEPLMVKENGVTYATYLNEGMMTGIFLDQKNVRRRLADGLASGLDILNTFSYTGAFSVAAAMGGAASTVSVDLAKRSLEKTKEMFEVNQLSLDNNRIVVMDIFDYIRYANRKSLTYDMVILDPPGFARNKKRTFSVVKNYGELVAEVTPLIRPDGYLIASTNVANLPYDKFKEMVEEGIHSEGRRFKKVEEHRLPSDFVTASTFKEGNYLKVLIYQIF, via the coding sequence ATGAAAATAAAATTAAAAAAACAAGCCTCAAAAAAAATGATGGCAGGCTATCCCTTAGTAATAGAAGGGGATTTAGTGAAATCACAAGATCAATTAAAAACAAAAGAATGGCATGAATTCGTTACTGATACAGGGCAATTTATAGGGACGGGTTATATTGGGAAACAAAACAAAGGGATCGGTTGGATGGTTGCCCAAGAGGAAACAAAAATGGATGCTGAATTTTTCACGCGTTTGTTTTTGAAAGCAGGAGAAAAGCGCGAAGGATTTGAACATAATGAGTTAACCAATGCGTATCGCTTATTTAATGGTGAGGGAGACGGATTAGGTGGCATGACGGTTGATAGATACGGAGAGTATGCGGTGGTTTCTTGGTATAACGAAACTATCTATACATTCAAACCCATGCTAATTGAGTCACTCATGGCTGCTTTTCCAATGATTAAAGGAATTTATGAGAAAAATCGTTTCGAGCAAGTAGGCTTACCTGAAACACAGCATATCGCTGGGTTAGAAGCACCTGAACCATTAATGGTGAAAGAAAATGGCGTAACGTATGCGACTTATTTAAACGAAGGGATGATGACAGGAATTTTTCTTGATCAGAAGAACGTCCGTAGACGCTTAGCAGATGGTCTAGCAAGCGGTTTAGATATATTGAATACATTTAGTTACACAGGCGCGTTCTCGGTCGCAGCGGCCATGGGAGGCGCTGCTAGCACGGTAAGTGTTGATTTGGCGAAAAGAAGTTTAGAAAAAACAAAAGAAATGTTTGAAGTTAACCAGTTGTCTTTAGATAACAATAGAATAGTGGTAATGGATATTTTTGATTATATTCGTTATGCTAATCGAAAATCGTTAACCTATGATATGGTTATTTTAGATCCACCTGGTTTTGCTCGTAATAAAAAGCGTACGTTCTCAGTCGTGAAAAATTATGGAGAACTAGTTGCAGAAGTAACACCATTAATTCGTCCAGATGGTTATTTGATTGCTTCAACGAATGTGGCTAATTTACCTTATGATAAATTCAAAGAAATGGTCGAAGAGGGAATTCATAGCGAAGGACGTCGCTTTAAAAAAGTAGAAGAACATCGTTTGCCAAGTGATTTTGTGACGGCAAGCACATTTAAAGAAGGCAATTACCTAAAAGTTTTAATTTATCAAATTTTTTAA